A segment of the Salminus brasiliensis chromosome 1, fSalBra1.hap2, whole genome shotgun sequence genome:
CCATCCCCCCTGACACATCCTGTcccctctgacgtcatcttacagaaggaccatttgcACCGATGCAGCTAGCATGCTGCTCGtcagccagccgatgtagctaacatgctgctggttagccagccgagctggtccaccccctcgactgtattagcaaTCATGCTGcaagttagccagtcgagctggtGCCCTTTCGATtgtgttagctagcatgctaatggtTAGCCAGCTGAGCAGCATCGCTACCGGGGCGACCGCATCCAGCATCATTGCCATGTTGGCCTCTGCCAACACTGCTGCCACAGCGTTAGCATCGGTACAGCGACGGCCACGGCCTCTGCCAGCATCGTTACCAGGGCGACCGCATCCAGCATCGTTTCCATGGCGTTGGGAGCGCTACCACACAAGCCGTTGACCTCTGATAACACTGCTGCCACAGCGTTAGCATCGGTACAGCGACGGCCACGGCCTCTGCCAGCATCGTTACCAGGGCGACCGCATCCAGCATAGTTTCCATGGCGTTGGGAGCGCTACCACACAAGCCGTTGACCTCTGATAACACTGCTGCCACAGCGTTAGCATCGGTACAGCGACGGCCACGGCCTCTGCCAGCATCGTTACCAGGGCGACCGCATCCAGCATAGTTTCCATGGCGTTGGGAGCGCTACCGCACAAGCCGCTGACCTCTGATAACACTGCTGCCACAGCGTTAGCATCGGTACAGCGACGGCCACGGCCGCGGCCTCTGCCAGCATCGCTACCAGGGCGACCGCATCCAGCATCGTTTCCGTTTCCTGCTTCCACGGCCACGTCCAGCATCGCTTCCGCAGCGTTAgcatcttaaggctctgagggcaccAGGCAGGGTCACTACAGGAAATGCTACAGGACCATATTTGGGTCCCTGGCAGCCAATGGTGGCCCGGCTAATGGCCAGACTGGTCAGACTGGACCCAATGGTACATAGAtgacattacacacacacacacacacacacacacacactcataccaTTCCAGCACAGCTGCTCTcagcacaagtgtgtgtgtgtgtgtgtgtgtgtgtgtgtgtgtgtgtgtgtgtggctgaaatACTGCTGCTCCAGTCATCCACACACAGGATTCCCGCGTCTGCCTGTTCACAAGGCACGAGCGCTGTGTATCACGCAGCTTTCACGCAGCGCATCAGCCACTGATCACGCGTCCATTCCCTCCTGATTGGCCGCCGCCTCCACGCACCCTGGCTTGTGATTGGCCGGCAGTGAAAGCATGGCCACCCGTGATCTGAAATGTCTGAATCAAACTGATAACACAACAGCGGGAGTCTCCATCTCCCAGTCCGACCCGCCAGCCCTGTAGACCCACAGAGCTGCCTCCACTAAAGCCTGGCGCCTACACACCACAACAATGGCCGGCTGTTAGTTAgcatagttagctagctagctagtgttttcaGCGTGACGCCATGAGTGCTTCCTCCCCTCAGAACGATGTAAGTAGCTGCTAATCCTGATCGAAACCTTCATTTGTATGTTTTTGGAGATTAATTGGCTGTTTTAGGCCGTTTTTGTGGAGCGGAACAATGTTTGGTGCTCGTTTCGCCCCTAAGCCAAGGATGTGGCGGAGCTACGCGCCGCTGGTATTTTCTCCGCCCGTTTTCGGCAAGCCCCGCCTTCCTGCACCGCGATTGGCTGGACTGTAAGTCCGCAGCGCTGGAACGCGTCGCCAGCCAATCACGGCGCGGGATTTGCGGGTCTTGTCGGAAAACGGGTGCGAAAAGAAGTCAGCTCAGGCTGCTGCGTGTAAAGTAGGTGAAGGGTCAGGCTGGGCTGGGAGGCAGTAAGTCGagctatatttattataatattatagtattaataatatttataatatttattatatatttattatatgttataGTTAGATTTCTGAgtgtatttaacatttttagcaaTCCTTAGTTTTTAAAATCGTTTTAAAACTAGAATTAgttctaaataataaaaataaaataatgaatattgctttttttaaagaattttagTCTTAAACCATCAGCTTTAAAGCATTaatgtttgttattattattacaagcATTAGCTTAAGCCTTTAAAAGCATGCATTTTAGTCTTAAAGTCATTAATCATCAAAATGCCCCACATTTAACTTTTCCTATACATATTTAATGCACACTTAAGTGAAGTATTGTTTCTAATCAGCttctgtttttaatattttggccCATTTCAACTCAGGATCTGCCATTTGAGACCGTGGACCGAACCCCAGAGGACTGGCCGGATCCCCCGGTGTCTGTAGGAGATCTGCAGGCTGTAGAAGCCCTTGTGTCCATGAGGAGCAAATGGAAGGGTAGAAGTTTCCGGCAGAGAGAGCCTCGCCCATTGACGCCGTCTTCGGATTCCTGTGAGGAGACTATCTGTGCAGGCCCGTCTGATTTCCACCAGTCTGCCTTGGTGAGTGAGGCTGTTCTCCATGCAGAAGCGATGTGGGCAGTCAGAAGCGACCCCAGCCCTGGTCCTGTAGGACCCCCGCTCTGACGCACCTGCTGTAACTTCATTAAGGCTTCTGCAAAGGTCTGCTGACTGAAATCAGACTCATCTCTTCTAGTGTGGCCTTAGGCTAGATGTTGGAACTTTGCTTTGaggagggtttgattgcattcagccccctgagagcatcactgaggtcAGCTTCTGACGTTGGTAtgaaggtattggatggagctccactgctccacagctggggGCTCTAGCCCACACTCAACACTGGGCACAGTGACCTTAGGCTCTCTTACTCTTGGTCAATgattttctatggagattatacaagctgtgtgggcCGTGTGTAAACAGTGGTGGCTGAAGTAGCCCGAATTGCCTAATTACAAAAGGTGTCCGCATAGTTTTGGACACATTGTGCACTCTACATCACTGTAGATTATGAGTagtaagatatatatataaatactggTGTGAGTGCCAGACCCCCATATTATATCTGTAAAGCTGTAAAGTGgttgtttaaaaaacaatagccaaattaaatatgtttaatatttcaaatattatcTATTTttgaaaattataaaaaaagataTACTAGAAACTTTCTACTGgcagatatttttttttgtcttacaaaaTAAGCCTGCCGCAAGTAAAATGATCTGCCCAACAGAACcgaaaaataaacataatatatcatataacatataaaatattataaaagctttaaaatgatatatttGAGATATATCTACTACATTTTCGATGCTTTCACTTCCAAAGATATGATTTTTGGAATGCTGCACCGCAAAACATGGTATCTTTGGAAGTGAAAGCATCTTAAATGTAGTAGATATATctcaaatatattatttttaggCTTTTATAATATTAATTCAATCTTAATTCAATATTAAGTCACTTGCTTGTAGTTGCATATTTCCACCAAATCCTCCAGCTTACGTGCTGCTGATTTAGCTGATTAGTGAAACGTAAGCGTGTTGAAGGAGTAGTTTAGCGAAAAATCTAATTACCATGATTGATCACTATATACTGTCAATCAGCCTAGAAATGTTTGATATccaacattcttttttttcatgttcaacgggagatgctaggctaacgttgctaataaacactgggtcttggactgtcaccaatctcacctGTGTAAATAAACGCCAACGTCTCGATTTACTTGCTTTGAAAAGCTACCTAAAACAGCTTAGATAGACCGTTTTGAAGTATTTTTTTAAGATGTAGTCGGCTGCTCCACCGTTCAGCTCTGTGGAGATGTTGAGGCTAACGTAGGTCAGACCATGTTCATATCTGTTGGACGTTGAtgagacactgatgttggataagTGGGCAAGTGGGATCTTGGAAagctgaagcattaagatttACTTCCCTTCACTTGAGCTAAGGGAGGCTAACAGGCTGTGGCCTGACAAACAACCCCACAGCATTATCCCCCCTCATCCAAACTTCTTACATTCATACCATTACATGTCAGTTTGGGAAAACTGGGTCTGTTCTAAAAGTTTTGACCTGACGTGTGACAAATATCTCTTTCCAACAGGCACTTCAGTGCATGACCCCACCCTACAGCCCTCCAGCTACTGAACCGGTTCAGAGCGACACACTGGAGGGCTTGGATCACAGCGCTTCCCTCAGCACCCCACCGCCGCAGGCCAGAGCCATCAGCGTGATCCGACACACATCCGACCCGCCGCCATGTCCGGCTGGAGAAGACGACCAGGCCTGCACCCTTAACCCCAATCCAAGCCCTCCCAGCTTCGCCCTGGGCCGGTTAAGTGTCCAGGCTGGCAACGACACGGGGGTAATTCAGGACCCTCCGAGCTCTGGCACTCCCTCAACAGCCCCTCCCTCTGTAACTCTACCCTCCGCTGGACTTTCTACTGCCAGCATGTCATCAGTAGCGCTATTCCAGATCCTTCCACTCACGCCCCCCGCGGTCAACGCCCCACCTCCGCCCACGGCTAATCCTCCAGGGTCGGCGGTTTTGGTGTGCAGTCCTGTTGTGGGCAGTCAGGCTCCTTCTGGCTCCATCATGGTCCTTCTGCCTCAGCCAGCGGTGCCCACGCAGCATCTGCTGGTGACCACCACTGGGTCCAAGTTCACCGCTATCGCCCCTGCTCCGGGCCACAGCCCTGTCCTGCCAAGGACTGCGCCCCCACCTGACCCGCCACGCGTCCGCTGCCACGTGTGCACCCACCCCGACTGCGGGAAGACCTACTTCAAAAGCTCGCATCTCAAAGCCCACCTGCGGACTCACACAGGTGAGAGAGGCCTGGAGAAGTTTGGGTTAGCCTGGGGTTGGAGTTTAGTGGTCCTATGTAGATCCTGTAGAGATGCTAAATTAGATaaacagtaccagtcaaaagtttggacacacctgcttgaacgtgtgctgatcatcatcatcctcatcatcatcttaaaaacccTTGAGCCAAATGCTAGTGTCCATATTTTTGTCGTGTTCCAGCTTTTCACCAGCCTTATCTCttgtgggcggggtttatgttAATCTTAGGGGTGCAGGCAGCTATAAGGAgtcaggactgtgatgtaacagttttggggttttggaatcggcccgttttccagctctgttctggaggttcttctgaaGGAGTTTGAGCTTCACGGTTTGTCTCCTCCATCTGCTCCATCAACGTTTCTAATCCCACTGCTCCTCTGAATGCTCCCCACAGGTGAGAAGCCGTTCACCTGCCAGTGGGACGGCTGCGGAAGGCGTTTTTCCCGCTCAGACGAACTGTCCCGTCACAGACGCTCACACACGGGCGAGAAACGCTTCTCCTGCCCCGTGTGCCACAGCCGCTTCATGCGCAGCGACCACCTGTCCAAACACGCCCGGCGCCATCTCATGGCCAGGAGGACTCCGGCCTGGCAGACGGAGATCAGCCGGCTGCACGGCATCGCCTCCGGGGGACGCGCTATCCTGCCCCTCAACCCCAAACCTGGGAGCTGAGGGATGGACTCTGAACTTTAGAGCCTAGAACATCCTACACTCAGGAACATCTCACTTTACAAAAGCTTTGGCCAAAAATGTTCTTCAATTCTACAGCACTCAGACTTGGACGAATGATCGCAGCAAATGTGATGCTAATTTGAACAAATCACAGCTGCAATTACGTAATCTGGGAGGTAGGGGGTGCTGCATCCCTGATCAGCTCAGCCCTAAACGTTAGGGTGATGGAGAACATGGGTTTAAGAGTTAATCCACCCTCAGTCTCAGCAGGTCTCCCAAACTAATCGGTACATTTGAAAAATACACGTTACGGGGTTGATAACTAAGTGTTTGGAGGCGGGGTTTTGTGTAAAAGGGGGCGGGGTAGAATCGAGCCAGTAAGAGAGTTTTCTATATATATCAGTTGGAGGGTCAACATTTGGAAGGTTGCCGCCCACCACTTTAAGGTTACAGACACAGCAGAATGCATGTTTCCACCTCTAGGGGGCGCAATAGCCAGGCGTGGAACAGCAAAAGTGCTGTTTAGCAGTAGGAGATGGTTAGTGACGGACAAATCTGCCAAATTCCACaagtaaaatgtgtgtaaaaacgtttgtagataaataatattttttaaggCCAAATTTTCAgcacatctgccttagagccTTGTGGTTCCCTCAAACGACTAAGAGATTTGCACTAAAATGTTAATGGTACCTGGTGCCTGACACCTACCCACCAACCTGCTCCGTAGGTGGGGTTCATTTTAACAAAAACTGTACCAGACTGATGGGGGCGCTATAGCAATAATAGTCTGGTAAGTCCATGTAAACACTATTAACAGTTCTACACTATATATGCTGTGTGaactgtgtgaaactacctccaccatgtttggaggctgtgctttagcctggctagctctcactgtgagctgtaacagtgtgtgaaactacctccaccatgtttggaggctgtgctttagcctggctagctctgtGTGCGCTCTaactgtgtgaaactacctccaccatgtttggaggctgtgctttagcctggctagctctgtGTGCGCTCTaactgtgtgaaactacctccaccatgtttggaggctgtgctttagcctggctagctctcactgtaagctgctgtaacagtgtgtgaaactacctccaccatgtttggaggctgtgttttagcctggctagctctcagtGTGCGCTCTaactgtgtgaaactacctccaccatgtttggaggctgtgctttaacctggttagctctcactgtgagctgtaacagtgtgtgaaactacctccaccatgtttggaggctgtgctttagcctggctagctctcactgtaagctgtagcagtgtgtgaaactacctccaccatgtttggaggctgtgctttagcctggctagctctcactgtgctgagctgagctgtaaCAGGACTTCTACACACACCTCCGTCAGCAAACACACTTTGAGGGTGAATACGATCAAAAATGCTTCCAAATTCAGTTAAATTGaagtatttatattaaataaaatatatttaatatacaatattgtatatttattttattaaatatgcaatattttaatgattgtttattttctattttatcaaATATAACCACTGAACACTTCTTTCTTAATGGATTTCGCTgcaaaaatgatcaaaaactGTCAAAAATGTAATTCTCTGTTTTGTCggatctgagctgctgtttttttttgtcattatagagtgtttgtttacagccttgcattttttcttttataattTCAGGTGggtaaaaatgtttattaatcaAAGCTTACATCATGTGTATAAATGCAACCAGAATTTTTATATctttaaattatataatatctGTGGATGTGAGGAGCGTTGCTCATCAGGACAATAAATTTGAGTGCCTTTTACTAGCAGCTCTGCTTTGTGAACGCTATGGACAAAAACTCGCATCAGCCGTGTAACCAGGACGGGTTCGTGTACGTAAGAAAGAAGACCCAACACAAACTCATGAGCACACTCGTTTACTGACAGCGTACTGCCCAGCAGGCCTCAGGCCACACTTTACATATTCAGCCTGAAGGATCGTACTGTACTCATCCCATTTCGATAACGACACTTCTCCTCTCGGCCGCCTCAGAAGGATTCCCAGAAAGCTTCGGTCAGTTAAACCGGTCACGTTTCCAGCAGCGCCGCCTGTCCTTCAACAGAGCAGCCTCGAACCAACAGCACTTCCCGCACAACATTTTCAGCACTTTCTTCACCACAATTCAAGCTGCACCGCTCAAGTCTTCGGCGCTCGTATCTGAGGGAGAGCAGGACGAACTCGAGGGGGAACTAATGCGCTTTGGCTTTACATGCTgcagcacacactgcagcacctGCAGCACCTAAATACCTGGGTTCGCTGGGTTTGTCCGAACGTCTAAATCCTGCACCGTTCAACACTTTCCCCGAGGAGAGACACGCCTCTCCACAGATCCTCTGCTTAAATCTCTCTCCGAGCCCTCTGAAATAACAGCTTTCAGCTGCAGCGCCACCTGCAGGCCTCAAAAAACGAGAAAAGGCGCGAACATCTGATGTACTGTATGTGGTTAGACACCTAACAGTCCCCTATTACACTGATGTTCATAATTATACCACAAAGACATGCCTGTTAAGCATGACAACTGATAGGGTAATCAGCTTTCCTgttcaataaataattaatcaatcaatcaagtcGGCTGCAAACTTGACTTACAGAAAATATTATCACATATATGCAAGAATGTAGATGCTGTATTTATAAAACTCAATTAAATAGATTCTAGCAGGTCTGTAAACAGCAATAAGTCACGTCCCCCAAAACACATCAACCCCATTGCTCTTGCTTAAGTTCCGTTTCATGGCTTTTTGACTTAATAGGACAGTGAAAAAGTTCGTTGTTGATCCAGTAACGCTTCCTCAAAAACCTCGCTTCCGTCTCCACGGACTCCCAGCCAAAACTCCAAATGTTGCACAGAAGACTCTGTGAGATTTCCTCAACTTTCTACGCAGGGGCTGCTGGAGCCCCGCCCCCTCCCAAGGCGGCCGTGCTAAGCTGGAGTGGAAATGGGGGTTTCGGTCAGGCTGGGCTGCTGGACCAAAGAGAAATTCTTCATGGTGGTGTCCAGCGTGACGCCACAGGTCTGAATCTCGTACCTGTCCAAACAGAACACAAACATTTTACTAGATCACAGTCGCATAAATGAACGATGTGGAGGATTTAAGACCATACAAACCAGCTTCATCCATAGAGAGTCATTCCCTTTCGATAAAACTGTATTTAACATTATTTCTACAAATATGTAGCAGCACTGGCCaaaatcaaatgtaaaaaaatctaAAGCAGAAATTCTATAttgtacaaataaatctgattttgtagagaatataaaacatatacagTAAACAAACTAATTACTAATGACAAAATAATGTCCTGTATTTAtgtacttttgtcctttttgtaAACACCAGTGTATATCACGGTCTTACAAACAAATCTTCTCtccaaaacaagaaaaaaaaaccttattaattttcaatggaagtcaatgtaaatgtcaagtaattttagagcatttcaattggtccattcatcattaaattgaCAAGTTATTTCAAAAAGTGAGAATCagcatcaataaataaatacataaagcgAGCAATCCTATTGGTCTATCTGTCATTAGATTGACAggttatgtcaaaaagtgacaaCCAGcgtaattaaattaataaataaataaatgcaaccCCACCAGtctattcatcataaaattgatagattgtgtcaaaaagtgagaatcagcataaataaataataaaaagttaaataaataaataaaaaagcgaGCAAtcctattggtctattcattgtTACATTGACAGGTTTTGTCAAAAAAATGAGAACcagcataaataaaaacaaaataaataaatgagcaaatttctgattctgatcttattggtctattcatcataaaattgaTAGGttgtgtcaaaaagtgagaatcagcataaataaataataaaaagttaattaattaaattaattaaattaattaaatacataaataaataaataaagcgaGCAATCCTATTGGTCTGTTCGTTCTTAGATGCAGGTTGATAGGTTGTGTCAAAAAAAATGAGAACCAGCATAAatagaaactaaataaataaatgagcaaatttctgattctgatcttattggtctattcatcataaaattgaTAGGttgtgtcaaaaagtgagaatcagcataaataaattaataatataaagtaaatgtaaatacatgtaaaaatgtaataaataaataaacagagcaATCCTATTGGTCTATTCGTCATTAGATTGATaggttatgtaaaaaaaattaaaaccagcataaataaataaataaataaatacataagcaAATTTCTGATTATGATCTTACTGGTCTAATCACTAATATATAGGTTATGTCAAAAAgttgataataaataataataagtgtgtGAAAAGCCTAAACACAGTGCGTACCAATCTCCGGCAGAGATGACGTAGTGTACGGGAGGCTTGTGCTCGTCCGAGTGGGCGCCCACGGCTCCGAGGCAGTTGGCTCCAGCGTGGCTGAACACCAGCCAGTCCCCCACGCTGAGCTCCGGGAGCAGGCAGGACTCCAGCACCTGGTCCAGACCGTCACTAGAGGGCCCCCACAGACTGCTAGAAAACAGAGGCTCTTCCAAGGACTTCTCCTACAGCAATGCAACAACCATCACCAGTCAGGGGTTAGAAGTGGTTCATcccaacacagacacagacagggACACAGACAGGACCGCCCACTTCAGACCCTGGTCTTTTTggacatatttaaacatctggagatcTAATCTTCCTCCTTGCTCCTCACCTCCCATGAAGACCAATCGTGTGTGATCTCTTTATGATGGAAGGAGGCTTCTTTACTTATCTTGAGGTTCTGATCTTGGGCTGAACTGATGCTAGGACGgtctgacctggtcatgttggtcagctgttccacttgtaaatgatttagtgaaCAGTGGAACGTCTGATTtctccttcccagactcctctgcatctccacccttccttctgaaggcctcagagagctctctggatctgaccatgatggTGATGGCCATGATCTTCTTCagccctcacttcaaccatcaatcaagagcagaccagactaaacatctgaggtttaaaaaagactccagactcctccagaatgatcctctccaaccatgttctgatcatctgcagctgatgttctgctcctgaCTAATTCTACACATCTGAAGGAGTGATAAATGAGTGTGAGGGGTtcaacatttctattaattctattttataaatgatgagtGAAGTCGTTTCTTTAGGTTGTATGAGTTTAGTtacattacctccatctctcagcgTCTATCATATGAAGATCAGacctccagatgtttaaattaGTCAAAGACAGATGTTTTAATGGGGTTTTCTATAACTATTTACACTAATTAACAAAACTATGTGAATAAAATGCAGGATTTTCACAGACTTTAACGAATTTAATGAGCATGGTCTTCATTTCGCTTTAAAATCAGAGCTATTTGAGCTCAAATTTGAGACTTTCACAGAGGTTATGGTTGTGTTTGTGcactaaaaactaaaattacTGGGCAATTCCCTCCTAAAATGTTGTGATCATAAGCAGATTTGCACCTTTACCTTGTGTAGAGACGGTGCAGGAACAGATTCGTCCAGCAGTTTATAGGCAAACGAGCCAAACACACCATCGTTGATATAGTACAGGAACGCCGGCTCATCATCTCCAGACAGCGCATCTGAGgaccaccaaacacacatggCTTAATCTTCCAGCGTACGGAAGGCCAATTTCCCCATTTACTCCATCTCAGAAACAGCGCAGGGCTCACCGTGAGGATGCAGATCGGCGTCCCTGGCCGCCGCTTTCTTTGAGATGATGCTCACAGCCAGCGAGAAGGCAGCAGAGACGTAGTACGCTCCAGGTTCGGCAATGACCGAGACGCCCGTCGACGGAGGGAAGTACACATCCAGCATGGGTTTCAGCGCCCTGTTGACCTGTTTCAGAGAACGAGTCCACACATCAGATGCAAGCTCACGATCCCAGCTGGGCCTTTTGTCCCAGCACAATTCTATACACAAGCACAGACTGGGTTTATAAGGGCCTCATATCCCCTCAGGGACTAGGATTAGTGTTTATTGATGGTAAGGGTCTCTTTAATACTGAAGCTCACGTTACCTTTTCTAACTGAGCCTCCGTTCCATCGAAGCCTCCTCCAATGTCAAGAACATTCATCGTGAAGCCGAGCTCCTCCTAAGGTAGACAACATTTACAAACAGGGGATTTAACAGTGCACTAGAACAGAGCCGTACAAGTTCACAGTCTAGTGTGGTACAGCGCCCCCCTGTGGTAGTCACTACAGCCTCTGGTCTATAAACATGGATGTGGATGAAGGTGTTTCCAGACCTCACACCCTACAACCGTCCAACGCCACCAACACACCTTCCCCTTATTTGATCCATCATGATTTCATGAGTTACAACAAGATGGGGAAAGGCCAGAATATCGGAAACACCTGTTTATACTGAGCGGTGGAATTCGCTGCAAACAGAGCAGTGAGAGCTGAAGAATACTACTGTGTGTTCATGTAGTATCCCCTTAAATACATACTACCATGTGTGCAGTCACGTGACTCCGCACTGTCCAGTGTGCAACATGGTGGAGAATTGAAATAACGGAGCTACTTGAGCAGTTATaccaaagaaaaagaaaaaaatgcagtgTCCGTAATTTAATGAAATAATCCGTAATTCATCGTAATCGAGGTAAAATGACTAATCGATCGTGATGCTGATTCGAGGTCaaatcgcccagctctactgctGCCATGGCTATACTTCTTAATCCACTACAATCCAGAAACAACAAGATTTCGGGCCGAACTCACGCTTACGAACCCTGATTTAGATGTTGGATGAATGTTCATCCACCATGTTCACACCTCTACGTCTATAGTGTTTCATGGATGCTTCTACAGCAGACGCAGATACTGGGTTTGAGATGCTGCTCAATCTGGAACAGCAGAAGCTCGGTCAGTACCGATTACGCAGAACACCAAGTGTCTGTTGACTCACTCACCCCCATGTTGAACACACAGCGGGCATCTGACACAGCGTGAGTGAAGGCCTGGGGCTCGGCACAGCAGCTGGGGATGTGAAACCTGCAACCAACAGTTAGAGTTTACAGGTTGCTCCGTCCATAAACGCATAAATGCTGACTGTCTGGTCAAAAAGCTTCCTAATTTCTGTATAAATGgcaaatatagaaatattataTACTTAAACATATACATTCTAtataatctgtgtgtgtatatgtttactTCATTCAATATAGTGTGATATTGTGATACTGTTAGCAACcgaattttaggaaaactggcACTGTATAAACACACAACATTGTTTACATAAAATCAGagtgtaaaaaaatataaataaataaataataaaaaataataaaatagaaaaatttAATCAAAACTGTGGGATATAAAGCCAGAGGacaacactgccctctagtggccgAGGCTTAAACACCACACTAAATAACCCACTGCCTGCCACCAATCtgacataaaacataaaatcaaAATCACCCAACTATTTTAACTTGCTAAGttaatttttttgtatattttaatattctgaTTTAGATTTTCTCTTGATTTTCTGTGTGACTGGACAGCCATCAAAGCATTTCGCCACTCATTAGAGCGGTTGTAACTCACTTGACACCGGCCACGTGCAGGTTGAGCTCCTTAGCGCACTCCAGCATGTGCCTGCAGTCCTTCAGCGTGCAGCCAAACGGCACGGCGGTCTCCACCCGTTCACAGCAGCCTCCCGTGGTCACCTGCAGTAGCAGCCTACAGCAAAAACACACTGTGCTCAGTACACTGGACCAAACGTGCTGGCATTAAATCAACAGCTCAGTCATTACTTA
Coding sequences within it:
- the klf10 gene encoding Kruppel-like factor 10 yields the protein MSASSPQNDDLPFETVDRTPEDWPDPPVSVGDLQAVEALVSMRSKWKGRSFRQREPRPLTPSSDSCEETICAGPSDFHQSALALQCMTPPYSPPATEPVQSDTLEGLDHSASLSTPPPQARAISVIRHTSDPPPCPAGEDDQACTLNPNPSPPSFALGRLSVQAGNDTGVIQDPPSSGTPSTAPPSVTLPSAGLSTASMSSVALFQILPLTPPAVNAPPPPTANPPGSAVLVCSPVVGSQAPSGSIMVLLPQPAVPTQHLLVTTTGSKFTAIAPAPGHSPVLPRTAPPPDPPRVRCHVCTHPDCGKTYFKSSHLKAHLRTHTGEKPFTCQWDGCGRRFSRSDELSRHRRSHTGEKRFSCPVCHSRFMRSDHLSKHARRHLMARRTPAWQTEISRLHGIASGGRAILPLNPKPGS
- the azin1a gene encoding antizyme inhibitor 1a, with translation MRMKGTLDDLHYSVELLEGDTALRDVIDKHICDQTLTQKNAFFVADLGAIIWQQIRWKSHMEQVRPFYVVKCNGSPVVIEILAALGTGFICSSKHELELVRSFGVPSQDIILGGMCKQLALIKYAAKHGVQLLVCDSEAELRKIARCHPKAKLLLQVTTGGCCERVETAVPFGCTLKDCRHMLECAKELNLHVAGVKFHIPSCCAEPQAFTHAVSDARCVFNMGEELGFTMNVLDIGGGFDGTEAQLEKVNRALKPMLDVYFPPSTGVSVIAEPGAYYVSAAFSLAVSIISKKAAARDADLHPHDALSGDDEPAFLYYINDGVFGSFAYKLLDESVPAPSLHKEKSLEEPLFSSSLWGPSSDGLDQVLESCLLPELSVGDWLVFSHAGANCLGAVGAHSDEHKPPVHYVISAGDWYEIQTCGVTLDTTMKNFSLVQQPSLTETPISTPA